The sequence AACGTAGGGGCACGATACGGATACCTTGCTTTCGGAGCATTGAAATTGGAAATCTATAGTATGATCTTGATGCGTTGGAAGCGCGTGTTCATTTTGGCGAGATGCAATGCAGCATGTAAAGGGCGCAGGAACGGCAACATTGGGCCGATTATGAGTGTGAGTACTGGGCGCGTATACGTATGAAAATGCCCCTAAGAAGAAGTGCCGCGAGGTTAGAGCGCTCTGAATTTCTGTCGTATTCTGTTTCCATTTCGCATCACTTTTGCAGTGGCGATGCGAATGTTAGGCTGTTCTTATCAACACATCAGTGTATCGACGCATTTGGCTCATGGAGAGTAAATTGAACGACGACCTGCAACAGGCCTTGGGAAAATTGGCAGACACAATCGACCAAAAGCTGTCAGAGCCGCCAGAGCAAAAATCAGCAAGCAGTTGGGACAAGGCGAAAGTCATCGCCAACTGGGTGGCCGCAATCGCTGTTCCTGTTGTCCTTGGACTCTCCGGATACTTCGTAAACCTGGCGCTAAAGTCACAAGAAACGCAATCAAAGATGATAACGTTGGCCATTGATATATTAAAAGAAACGCCTGATCCATCTGAGGACACCAGAAGTGTACGAACGTGGGCAGCTGATGTGATCAATCGTTACTCTGATGTGAAACTTCCACCCAAGACGAAAGAAGTGATCATTGAACGACGAGCACTCACCGAGCTTCCAGGCGACTACCAATCTCCAAATCAACTCTCAACTTTGCAAACCGTGAGATACAGAACGGCAATTCAATCAGTAGGTTTCTTGATTGCGAATCTTACGTATTGCACTGCTTGGCTGTACGATGACGATCTGATCATAACCGCGAGCGTCTGTGTTGAAGAAAAACTATCAGATCTGTGGGGATTTCGCTTGGGATACTATTCATCCAAAGAGTTAGGCGATACCTACAAGATCAAGGAAGTTGTGAAAATTGAAAAATCTACCCAAGTCGCCGTGTTAAGGCTGGAACAGAGCCCGCCCAGTTCAATTAGTAGGTTGAAGCTCGAAACGCGACTGCCTAAGGCCAATGAGAAAGTTTTTATGGTGCATCATCCAAGCGGAGGCCCACTAAAAGTAAGTGATGAGAATTGCTTGGTGCAAACACCATCCTCAGATTCGGACCACTACATGACCTTCCGATGCAAATCGGAAGGCGGCAGTGCCGGAGCCCCAGTGATTGCGGTTAGCGACGGAAAAGTCCTTGGGGTACATCTGGAAGCCATAGATGCGGCTACGCACCTAAAGCGTGCATCGATCGTAGATCGTTTCGCTCGATCACTTCAAAATCCTCACTAAGTGCCATACTTGGACGTTTATCCAGCAAAACTGGATGTGTTCAAATCAAATGAGACGGTTTACTATTACCCCAAAATTGGGCTTTCGAAGTCGTTTTCCTGCACAGCGATTTGCAGCACAAAACAGGCATCGGCATCTTCGCATGTGAAGTGAAAAACCAAACGGCTGCTTAGGTCTACTGCTTCGCACAACGGTCGGCCAACGCGAATGGCAAGAAAGGGCCGATAGTGAAATCAATTGGGTTATCGGTTTCAGTGTTTCTGGCGCACCGCAAAAGGCAGCATCAAGCCCAAATGGACCAATGCTGCGGGGCGCACGAATGTCCGCTTTCGGTCTCATGATAGTTTTGTCGACTCAAAAGCGCCGGTGTGACGTTCCCTCAATCTCTAGATAACCCGACGACCGGCGCGAATGCGGGGTAGTCAGTCGTTGGTGGCACGACTGAGATCGAATACAACATCTCGTCAATATAACCTCGATGGTATGTTGAGTGGTTTACCGTATGAAGCACCATCTCTTGCCGAGTCATTGCGCCCTTCGAACCATCAACAAAAGTGAAGTTGACCACCTTGTCCGCGCTGTCATTATCTAGCTGGTCCGCGTAGTCGATCCACCAGGTATCCATATCTTCGACCCTCGACCGAAGCTCCGCCAGCGTTGTTGATTGCTCCGTATTCTTCGCCCGATACTGATGTTGTTTTCCGTCGAGATGCGCACGGAAAATGTCGTCGATGACGTAGTTGTGGGCAAGTGTCGACAGGATCGACGCAAAACAACTCTGCCTTGGCTTGTAGATTTCATCTTGATCTAAGGAGGCCAGCGCGGTGAAGGTTTTTGCGTTTGCCCATGCCTTATAGCGGCACATCTTTTGGACGAAATTCATGGCGAGTTCCTTACCAGATTTGATCGAAGCTACAAGCCCATAAAAAGTGTTTCTTTCAAAGTTACCGAGGCAGACATTGGAGCAAACTGCAGCGAAGCTTCACTTTGTCCGCAAAGCCGACTTCTGACTCACCAACTTTTCTCGCACTGCACCGAATGACTGCTTTGCGGCAATTGTTCTGTGATCGCTGAACGGCAGCTATGGGCCGCAACCGCAAAGACCTTCCACTACCCCAATCTGCAGAGTTGGGAATTATGCGTGTGACGACCGCAACCAAGTAGTGAGGGCATCAACATATCCATCAGAAATGGTGCAAATCGTCGTTCGGTTTTCATTTCGGGCCACCATAAATCCTGCGAATTTTGGAATCCCCGGTGGAAGTGATGCATCAGAGATAGGCTCAGCACTTTTCGTAAAGTAAGTGTATTTCCCGTCGACGAAGGCAATGGCAGCGATTCCATGGACAGTTGCATAGTCAATTGCACCACTTTGAAAGCCAGATGTCGAAAATACCATCGCCTTATGAGCGCCAACGTCTCGCAACTTCGAGTGGAGCGCCATTAGTACTTCTCGTTCAACGGGGCGTTTTAGCCGCTTACACTCTATCAAGATGGTTAGCTCGGCACCATCAAAGATCTGAAAACGTGCAACGGCGTCGATGGTGAACTCCCCAGATGTCCCCGTCATTTTTTCCAAATGGTCGACATTGAAACTCGAAAGTGAACCCTCAGTTTCTTTGAGCCATCGAACAACCTGTCGCTCATACTCCTCGGGCGTGATTTCAGCTGGTTCACTGGGCATCCAAAGTTGTTCTTTATTCATTCATGATTCCCCGGTTTGCTGAATTGGTATTCAATTCTCTAAGATGTCAGCCTTTTAAATCTTGTGTCTCTACATCAGTTCATAGCGCTGTTTATGATGTCTACTTCTCAGAAACCTCCTCTGACAAGCCTGATCTTGAGAATGGCAGCTACGGGCCGTTGGTTACGCGAGAGCTTGCGTCGTCGAGGGGCAGTCGCGACCCACAAATGGGCCTTGGACCCATGTCGGAAACTACCTTGCAAGTGCTGCGGCGTAATTGGCCCTAAACTAACTCCACAATCACCGTGTTTGGCCCAATTTCAATCGGCACTTCGGACCTATAATCTGCGACCTCGGGCCGAATTTCACTGTGTGTATCGGCATCCAAGTGAGTTTCGAAGACACTTACAGAACAGGTCACTGGATTGCCGACATTGGCCACAGGTATGTTTGCCTTGATCCTCAGAGTACCGGTCTCCTCCCTTATCATTAGGCGGAGAGGTGCCGTACTTCCATCGGAGAGAAGCAGGCGGGACATGTGCATGACGGTCAGCGCATATAGCGTCACAAAAGCTTTGCACTCTAAGAATGCCTCTTTATCCGTATCATCCAGCGCCCTCCCATCGATAAGCGTACTGGTGAGGTCTTCCATAAGCTCGTCATCGCTGAAGGCGGTCTCCCAGACGAACGTGCCTGCCAACCAATTGAAAGCGGCTTCTTGTCGACCTTTTGGTCTGCGACCGTTGGCAAGTTTCTTCGACGCCTGTTTAAAGTGGGAGCGCGCCTGCTGCCGCGTCATCCCTAGCGCGTTCATGATCCGGTCGTCCGGAGCGATCTTTAGGTTCGCTTTGGCAATCTTTTGCGCCTCTTCGAGTGTAGGAATGTGGCCGCTCATCTGCGCAAACCAAGCTCGAGCGCTTACTTGCATTTCCGCTGCGCGTTTCATCACGATCCCTTTGTCACGTTCGCTACGATGAGCAGAGAAGTCGCCAACTTCTCGGACAGTAGGTCGAACGGAGTCTGAAAAGCGCAGATCCGTGAACAGCCGATCGAGATCCGTAACGTTCCGCTCTCCACGCAGAAGACGATCGACCCGTCTCTTATGATCAGTCAAATTCACGTTTATCTCATCAAAACCATAAGCGACACATTAGGAGGTGTAAGCCCCTTACAATTGCTTGCTATGACCAGTCTTGATACATACCATAAGGTCATTCAGGTGGCACGGTGCACCAGCACATCCGAATACGCACCTGTAATGTTTACACATTCCGTATGTATTGAACCGTTCGGCCAGCGCTATTGTCCGGAACACAGGAGTAATGTGAGCATGCCGAAGGACATTTACTCGAGCTTCACTGAGCTTTTGGCCAAGGAAGTAGAGGGAGTCGATTATCGAATTGAATTGCTGGACCGAGGCTCCGAAAACTTGATCATGGCTCCACACGGCGGGAGAATTGAACGTGGCACGTCTGAGATCGCACGCAGCATTGCTTCCAAACACCTATCTCTTTATCTATTCGAAGGCATTAGACCGGGACTGGAACATCATGAACTTCACGTGACGTCTCACAAGTATGATGAGCCACAAGCTCTTTGGGCCGTGAGTAAGTCTATGCGAGTGCTGGCGATACATGGACGCGCAGACAGGCGCGACACCCAAACAATTTGGATTGGCGGCCGAGACACTTCTGCTCATGAAGTGCTCCTGTCTCGCCTCCAGTCAGCAGGGTTCAAATGTCAGATTCAAAGCAAGAGCCTTGCTGGAAAGCACTCAAACAACATTTGCAATCGAGGCATTAGTGCAAGAGGCGTCCAGCTAGAGATTCCAAGATCGCTTCGAGACGAGCTCCTCGAAAACGATGATCAACTCCGTAATCTCTCAACTGAACTCAGGGAATCAATGTTAGAGCTTACCTAATGAACATCGGCTAAGGGCCGGAAGTAGACACAGCCGTACTATTCTGATCAGAGTATTGTAGTTCGATTCATCTAACGCAAGGCCAAGTACGATGCTCGACGAAGAACGCTTCAAAAACCGAAAACAAATGGTGCGATGGTTTGATCCAAGTGTACTCGTCAAGGTGTTATATCCGGTCATCATCTCTAAGGTATTCGGTGAATACGGAGATCGCAGACTGGTGCACGCCGCACTCGATCCGGCCAAAGTTAGCGAGTATCTCTGTCGGTCAGACATTCGAGCGTGCCTCAAAAAGGATGAGGATGAGGCAATTTGGTTCGATTATGCGGCTGACACAGGTGACGGGTTTAATTCAACATTTTCGGTGGCGTATTCGCTTGCTCAAGATTCATTAGAACTTGACCAACACCAAACCGAGCGCGGCAGTCTGTTGGTGATGGGCGGCGACCAGGTGTATCCAGATGCAGCGCGATCGACCTACAACGAACGGTTCTTTGATCCGTTTTCGTGGGCGATGCCAGATCAAGAAGATGTTGCTGAAAAAGAGCACCCACTGCTCTATGTGGTTCCAGGAAACCACGATTGGTATGATGGTCTCACGTTGTTCTTGGCATTTTTTTGCAAGCGAGAGCGCCAAAAGGTGGGGCATTGGCGTGTGCCACAAAGCAGAAGTTATTTCGCGCTTCAATTAAGTCACAAGTGGTGGTTATGGGGCGTGGATATAGGTCTCAGCGAAGACGTCGATCAGCCTCAAGATGAATATTTTAGAGCAATTGCAAATGAGATGCCGCAATCGTCAAAACTCATAATCTGCACCGCGGCTCCCGGTTGGCAATACAACCAGGTTCACGGTGATGAGATCAAGTACCACCGCGCGTACGGCAGCTTAGGGCACTACGCCACGATTGCTCGGGAAGCAAACAGAGACATTGAGATCCCGCTCGTACTTTCCGGTGATACCCATCACTACAGCCGCTATTTCGCCGAAAAACAGGGTACGCAGTTCATAACGGCCGGAGGAGGAGGTGCATTCTTGCATCCGACCCATCACCTACCCGCAGAGATGGGGGTTAAAGCATGGTGGTTTCGGAAGATGGACACTATTCGCCAGGCTCAAATTGTTGACAGCACAAGTTCTGCCCCATCGAGTTCTTTGAACGGCTCAGAACATTCGGCTGCGTGTTATCCGTCGCAGAGCAAGAGTAGGCAACTTCTTTGGCCCAATCTTTGGTTCGCTCTGAGAAATCGGAAGTTCTCGGCTGTTCTGGGACTAAGCTATGCAATTTTGGGTATGTTGATGGTAATGTGGAACGAGATGTCGACGTTAACCGATATTTTCACAAATCCCTTCTGGATCGCCGCTCTGCTGTTTTATGGAATCGTATTTTGGGGATATGCCGACAGTCGAATTTGGATCAACAAAGGTAAAATCTATTGGCGGAACAGCTCTCCCAAAATCCGCAAACTGTTGTTAGCCGCGTCGCACACCGTACCCCACATAGTTGCACTCACGCTGTTGACGAGCTTCGTGTACTGGCTTGGGATAAAAGATATCGGGCTGAAGTTCTGGAGTTGGTCGTTCAATTTCTACTTTGCTGGATCGATGATCACAATCGGTGGCTTGATCGCAGGCACCATCTTCGGAGTCTACCTTCTTGTTACTTGTCGTATATTAGGTTGCCATC is a genomic window of Anderseniella sp. Alg231-50 containing:
- a CDS encoding trypsin-like serine peptidase, whose translation is MNDDLQQALGKLADTIDQKLSEPPEQKSASSWDKAKVIANWVAAIAVPVVLGLSGYFVNLALKSQETQSKMITLAIDILKETPDPSEDTRSVRTWAADVINRYSDVKLPPKTKEVIIERRALTELPGDYQSPNQLSTLQTVRYRTAIQSVGFLIANLTYCTAWLYDDDLIITASVCVEEKLSDLWGFRLGYYSSKELGDTYKIKEVVKIEKSTQVAVLRLEQSPPSSISRLKLETRLPKANEKVFMVHHPSGGPLKVSDENCLVQTPSSDSDHYMTFRCKSEGGSAGAPVIAVSDGKVLGVHLEAIDAATHLKRASIVDRFARSLQNPH
- a CDS encoding DinB family protein gives rise to the protein MNFVQKMCRYKAWANAKTFTALASLDQDEIYKPRQSCFASILSTLAHNYVIDDIFRAHLDGKQHQYRAKNTEQSTTLAELRSRVEDMDTWWIDYADQLDNDSADKVVNFTFVDGSKGAMTRQEMVLHTVNHSTYHRGYIDEMLYSISVVPPTTDYPAFAPVVGLSRD
- a CDS encoding restriction endonuclease, with product MNKEQLWMPSEPAEITPEEYERQVVRWLKETEGSLSSFNVDHLEKMTGTSGEFTIDAVARFQIFDGAELTILIECKRLKRPVEREVLMALHSKLRDVGAHKAMVFSTSGFQSGAIDYATVHGIAAIAFVDGKYTYFTKSAEPISDASLPPGIPKFAGFMVARNENRTTICTISDGYVDALTTWLRSSHA
- a CDS encoding poly-gamma-glutamate hydrolase family protein, whose amino-acid sequence is MPKDIYSSFTELLAKEVEGVDYRIELLDRGSENLIMAPHGGRIERGTSEIARSIASKHLSLYLFEGIRPGLEHHELHVTSHKYDEPQALWAVSKSMRVLAIHGRADRRDTQTIWIGGRDTSAHEVLLSRLQSAGFKCQIQSKSLAGKHSNNICNRGISARGVQLEIPRSLRDELLENDDQLRNLSTELRESMLELT
- a CDS encoding metallophosphoesterase, which codes for MLDEERFKNRKQMVRWFDPSVLVKVLYPVIISKVFGEYGDRRLVHAALDPAKVSEYLCRSDIRACLKKDEDEAIWFDYAADTGDGFNSTFSVAYSLAQDSLELDQHQTERGSLLVMGGDQVYPDAARSTYNERFFDPFSWAMPDQEDVAEKEHPLLYVVPGNHDWYDGLTLFLAFFCKRERQKVGHWRVPQSRSYFALQLSHKWWLWGVDIGLSEDVDQPQDEYFRAIANEMPQSSKLIICTAAPGWQYNQVHGDEIKYHRAYGSLGHYATIAREANRDIEIPLVLSGDTHHYSRYFAEKQGTQFITAGGGGAFLHPTHHLPAEMGVKAWWFRKMDTIRQAQIVDSTSSAPSSSLNGSEHSAACYPSQSKSRQLLWPNLWFALRNRKFSAVLGLSYAILGMLMVMWNEMSTLTDIFTNPFWIAALLFYGIVFWGYADSRIWINKGKIYWRNSSPKIRKLLLAASHTVPHIVALTLLTSFVYWLGIKDIGLKFWSWSFNFYFAGSMITIGGLIAGTIFGVYLLVTCRILGCHPNDAFSNMSMDTYKNFVRIRVKGDKLTVYPIGMDTVPKDNQWELNKSTGTKRKGSWVIPKSPLSHRLIEGPLEIS